Proteins co-encoded in one Fusarium fujikuroi IMI 58289 draft genome, chromosome FFUJ_chr06 genomic window:
- a CDS encoding related to zinc cluster transcription factor, with product MARCRRNSSCGSLEEDTASAGRPTAQHCHTFKRRSARTAPRNANGSMKEPMTDKAHQKVRKACVRCRMKKTKCDGKIPCRRCKDDQKICTASARRTITFKHAPRGYAEVLEQSQYILIETIFKLYGMVRNSQPWKLAEPQLNEHGKPVAQHIAKLLGCVPPNADIDLPVGSIFPEDVDSLEELYHELEEHERSEAASTPSLAREKELSCDESAISEPQDSDMDPPYYWADCQTQGTVDLLLQTRSHGLDFEGAVAADMYGNALFPDTPPSPLAWNSYIDGRTDSTLCPLQQVGVMQGSGMLQQGLLRPVLEGDEPYSMSVDLGMRHRERE from the exons ATGGCTCGCTGTCGGCGGAATTCTTCCTGCGGAAGCTTAGAGGAAGACACTGCTTCTGCTGGCAGGCCAACGGCGCAGCATTGCCACACGTTCAAACGCAGATCCGCCAGGACCGCGCCCAGAAATGCCAATGGCAGCATGAAAGAACCAATGACGGACAAGGCTCATCAAAAGGTCCGAAAGGCTTGTGTGAGATGCAGAatgaagaagaccaag TGCGATGGTAAGATACCTTGTAGAAGATGTAAGGACGATCAGAAGATATGCACAGCCAGTGCCAGGAGAACCATTACCTTCAAGCATGCTCCTAGAGG ATACGCCGAGGTCCTGGAGCAGTCCCAGTATATCCTGATAGAGACTATCTTCAAGCTATATGGTATGGTCAGGAACTCACAGCCTTGGAAGCTGGCTGAGCCTCAGTTAAATGAGCACGGTAAACCCGTCGCCCAACACATCGCGAAGCTTCTGGGCTGTGTACCGCCAAACGCCGACATTGACCTCCCAGTGGGATCCATCTTCCCCGAGGATGTAGACAGCTTGGAGGAGCTGTATCACGAGCTGGAAGAACATGAGAGATCCGAAGCTGCGTCCACGCCCAGCCTTGCCAGAGAAAAGGAGTTGAGTTGCGATGAAAGTGCGATATCGGAACCGCAAGACTCGGATATGGACCCTCCGTACTACTGGGCTGATTGTCAGACACAGGGCACGGTGGATCTACTACTCCAGACTAGGAGTCATGGCCTGGACTTTGAGGGCGCTGTAGCCGCTGACATGTATGGAAATGCACTGTTTCCTGACACTCCTCCCTCACCTTTGGCATGGAATAGCTATATCGATGGGCGCACCGACTCAACACTGTGTCCCCTACAACAGGTCGGCGTAATGCAGGGTAGTGGTATGCTCCAGCAGGGTCTGTTGAGACCCGTCTTGGAGGGCGACGAGCCGTACAGTATGTCTGTTGATCTGGGGATGAGAcatagagagagagaatga
- a CDS encoding related to transcriptional activator acu-15, whose product MPCDGKWPECSRCKGYGYDCVYAAGGRAKRRQDASTDDGSLDSAVQGHGDLREAIRQYESLLDMVVSKLPTPQHQEDASSVLACMKAADRALSNIDATTLTTRLTASLTGSDALSFRPQASQAERYLGKVSDVCFFNLVKRVLQAQPGPLDSDQRVDSYEQVDDIASPSLNVMPGRVVELPSREAAKVFADVYFSTVHLAFPFIPQSLFMRSLDQALDSSVDCSLDNTRLALIYVICAIGAYYTSIPGEQIGANKCHEVYFLQALSLALPAGADRSIHHVSLLLAQCFYMLAVCRTDSCWATLGQTVRMAQSIGLHVEQNDPQRLKGPGRLLVERRRRIWYCIYVLDRLISLQLGRPPAIHEDYCHVPLPSRLGDSDIDWDGDEFPTMFEGPSVGDYHLEVISFSKIVSQVLRDLYSPRAGQNLTSDLFNTKELDLKLIQWKQSLPRTLRFDLGHAFDRSFIFKRQRSMLAIKYHHLRALIHRPYLCYPIMRNLDDETDIALSQPNWALVSMYEKVCIAEARETARLLHCISCEKDLVQEFPWWQMISCLICAGSILVVSSIFSQQTGDALDGFDAAGISDDAETCLRVFEALSVNSKGARIARDMMEGLKECGLRWRDATMASEPPYAALPTSHTALATRGHIPSLDGQDASLSEFSFTTPSAWPAEIVDSMAWSVQFFGAVQSGE is encoded by the exons ATGCCG TGTGATGGAAAATGGCCTGAGTGCAGTCGCTGTAAGGGCTATGGGTATGATTGTGTCTACGCAGCTGGGGGTCGGGCCAAGAGGCGCCAGGACGCTTCTACTGATGATGGCTCGCTGGACAGTGCTGTTCAAGGACATGGAGATTTGCGTGAGGCGATAAGGCAGTACGAGTCGTTATTGGACATGGTAGTGTCGAAGCTCCCTACGCCACAACATCAGGAAGACGCATCTTCAGTGCTGGCTTGTATGAAAGCCGCTGACAGAGCCTTATCCAACATCGACGCAACGACTCTTACGACAAGGCTCACAGCTAGCTTGACTGGCTCTGATGCTCTTTCTTTCCGTCCGCAGGCCAGTCAAGCCGAAAGATATCTTGGTAAAGTGAGCGACGTgtgcttcttcaacctggTCAAGCGGGTGCTGCAGGCTCAGCCGGGGCCTTTGGACTCTGACCAACGAGTCGACAGCTACGAGCAAGTTGACGACATTGCGTCTCCGAGTTTGAATGTCATGCCTGGTAGAGTCGTGGAACTGCCGAGTCGTGAGGCGGCCAAGGTCTTTGCTGATGTGTACTTTTCTACTGTGCATCTGGCGTTTCCGTTTATTCCGCAGTCACTGTTTATGAGATCGCTTGATCAGGCGCTGGATTCGTCGGTTGACTGTTCTCTGGATAATACCAGACTTGCACTGATAT ATGTCATTTGTGCCATTGGAGCTTATTACACAAGCATACCGGGAGAGCAAATTGGAGCAAACAAGTGTCATGAAGTTTACTTCCTTCAAGCACTCTCTCTAGCTCTACCCGCAGGGGCAGACCGATCAATCCACCATGTGTCTCTGCTCTTGGCTCAATGCTTCTACATGTTAGCAGTCTGCCGAACAGACAG CTGTTGGGCAACACTGGGTCAAACCGTCCGTATGGCCCAGAGCATTGGGTTGCACGTAGAGCAGAATGATCCCCAGAGGCTCAAGGGACCCGGTCGTTTACTTGTCGAGCGACGACGGCGGATCTGGTATTGTATATACGTTCTCGATCGCCTGATCTCTCTGCAATTGGGCCGGCCCCCAGCGATCCATGAAGACTACTGCCATGTTCCGCTGCCCTCACGGCTTGGTGATTCTGACATTGATTGGGATGGCGACGAGTTTCCAACCATGTTTGAGGGTCCTTCTGTTGGTGACTATCATCTAGAAGTCATCTCTTTCTCCAAGATCGTCAGCCAGGTCCTGCGAGATCTATATAGCCCAAGAGCTGGCCAGAACTTGACTAGTGATCTGTTCAATACCAAGGAGCTCGACCTCAAGCTCATACAATGGAAGCAATCGCTGCCAAGAACATTGCGATTCGACTTGGGGCATGCTTTCGACAggtccttcatcttcaagcgtCAG CGGAGCATGTTGGCGATCAAGTATCATCATCTACGAGCTCTCATCCACAGACCATACCTCTGCTACCCAATCATGCGCAATCTTGATGACGAGACCGACATTGCACTCAGCCAGCCGAACTGGGCCCTTGTCAGCATGTATGAAAAGGTATGCATCGCCGAGGCACGCGAGACAGCACGTCTGCTGCACTGCATCTCATGTGAGAAGGACTTGGTGCAGGAATTTCCTTGGTGGCAGATGATCTCATGTTTGATATGCGCAGGATCCATCTTGGTGGTCTCGAGCATTTTTAGTCAGCAGACGGGTGATGCGTTGGATGGTTTCGACGCTGCTGGTATTTCTGATGATGCGGAGACTTGCTTGAGAGTGTTTGAAGCTTTGAGTGTTAACTCGAAGGGTGCGAGGATTGCGAGAGACATGATGGAAGGATTGAAGGAGTGCGGCCTGAGATGGA GAGACGCGACGATGGCATCTGAACCACCTTATGCAGCACTACCAACATCACATACAGCCTTGGCAACTAGAGGACACATTCCAAGTCTTGATGGGCAGGATGCGTCGTTGTCGGAATTTTCTTTTACCACGCCCAGCGCCTGGCCAGCAGAGATTGTCGATTCCATGGCGTGGTCGGTCCAATTCTTTGGCGCCGTTCAGTCTGGGGAGTAA